The Desmonostoc muscorum LEGE 12446 genome includes a region encoding these proteins:
- a CDS encoding ATP-binding protein, with amino-acid sequence MITISLRPVGRYWGTISFASTLYLCPILDLLLAEIPAKLQSELRLGLQEALVNAAKHGNNLDPSKRVVVRFSLIDNQYWWIISDQGSGFTPSAISDEEPTDYLPPDEAESGRGLCLLHQIFDQVEWNRKGTELRLCKQMQNRRGLSLRR; translated from the coding sequence GTGATTACTATTTCCCTCCGTCCAGTTGGACGTTATTGGGGCACAATTAGTTTTGCCTCAACCCTCTATCTTTGTCCAATATTAGATTTATTGTTGGCAGAAATTCCAGCAAAATTACAATCAGAACTGCGTTTAGGACTTCAAGAAGCCCTAGTAAATGCAGCTAAACATGGCAATAATCTCGATCCGAGTAAAAGAGTTGTAGTCCGTTTTTCCTTAATAGATAATCAATATTGGTGGATAATTTCAGACCAGGGTAGCGGCTTTACTCCCTCAGCGATTAGTGATGAAGAACCAACTGACTATCTACCACCAGATGAAGCAGAAAGTGGTCGTGGTCTTTGTCTTCTCCATCAAATTTTCGATCAGGTAGAGTGGAACCGCAAAGGCACAGAATTGAGGCTTTGTAAACAAATGCAAAATCGCCGGGGACTATCTCTGCGGCGTTAA